In the Wyeomyia smithii strain HCP4-BCI-WySm-NY-G18 chromosome 2, ASM2978416v1, whole genome shotgun sequence genome, one interval contains:
- the LOC129725598 gene encoding protein krueppel-like — MALSLLQEAQTARGLAAVRSLQSMKREDDRSMSVSPPLTGQHHHHLQQHHHHLGMSLNPSPNIFGGYHPTASAMGMLAPQLLAANQTAAALMAANLPMSLRATLATGLFPPHPALFGAWAPPTPNSNNNSPPPPQSPISPALSQKSSKSLKLTANNNHIVSTTSEILPQQKKLAKRKQISLKPESALLQMPGQTMPVDIPNMDMVSPGPISPPTSGSSPQSNGSLEMPPAITTSTRDPSRDKVFTCKICNRSFGYKHVLQNHERTHTGEKPFECPECHKRFTRDHHLKTHMRLHTGEKPYSCTHCDRQFVQVANLRRHLRVHTGEKPYECEMCEQKFSDSNQLKAHMLSHSGQRPFHCDRCNSSYRRRHHLLHHKCGITSPPTPAISPSMSLCDQKSGCSEVSDLSMELKPPVLLHQKLSGLSLPLDFSSPDARSHHHAAAIDLRSIRTPQQITHIKTSLPEQTEPEDLSMHSPRSPVTMEELEELDDAASLYLKQRQQKLALAAAAAMAAATNGPAQRHGMES, encoded by the coding sequence GATTAGCCGCCGTTCGTTCCCTGCAAAGCATGAAACGTGAAGACGATCGTAGTATGTCCGTGTCGCCGCCGTTGACCGGTCAGCATCATCACCATCTTCAGCAGCACCACCATCATCTAGGTATGAGCTTGAATCCCAGTCCTAACATCTTCGGAGGTTATCATCCGACGGCTTCGGCAATGGGCATGTTGGCACCACAGCTACTAGCCGCCAACCAGACGGCAGCCGCCCTGATGGCCGCCAACCTGCCGATGTCCTTGAGGGCAACTTTGGCCACCGGCCTGTTCCCGCCCCATCCGGCCTTGTTTGGAGCCTGGGCCCCACCAACACcgaacagcaacaacaacagtccACCGCCACCCCAAAGCCCCATCTCGCCTGCTCTAAGCCAAAAGAGCTCCAAATCTCTCAAACTCACCGCCAACAACAACCACATCGTATCGACCACTTCGGAAATCCTACCTCAACAGAAGAAGCTTGCAAAGCGGAAACAAATCTCTCTCAAACCCGAATCTGCACTGCTTCAGATGCCCGGCCAAACCATGCCCGTCGATATCCCCAACATGGACATGGTCAGCCCGGGCCCTATCTCACCGCCTACCTCTGGCTCGTCGCCCCAATCTAACGGAAGCCTCGAAATGCCACCTGCCATCACTACCTCGACAAGGGATCCCTCCCGTGATAAGGTTTTCACCTGCAAGATCTGCAACCGCTCTTTCGGCTACAAACACGTCCTCCAGAATCACGAGCGAACCCACACCGGCGAGAAACCCTTCGAATGTCCCGAGTGCCACAAACGCTTCACCCGGGATCACCATCTGAAAACACACATGCGACTGCACACCGGCGAGAAACCCTACTCTTGTACCCACTGTGATCGCCAGTTTGTCCAGGTCGCGAACCTCCGACGGCATCTGCGAGTGCACACCGGCGAGAAACCCTACGAGTGTGAAATGTGCGAACAAAAGTTCAGCGATTCCAACCAGCTGAAGGCTCACATGCTCAGCCACAGCGGTCAGCGGCCATTTCATTGTGATAGGTGTAACTCCAGTTACCGCCGGCGGCACCATCTGCTGCATCACAAGTGCGGCATCACGAGTCCACCGACGCCCGCCATCAGTCCATCGATGTCGCTCTGCGATCAGAAATCCGGCTGCTCCGAAGTGTCGGACCTCTCGATGGAACTCAAACCTCCCGTCTTGCTACATCAAAAGCTTTCCGGCCTATCGCTTCCGTTGGACTTCAGCTCACCGGACGCCCGCAGCCACCATCATGCGGCCGCCATCGATCTGCGATCGATCCGAACGCCCCAGCAGATCACTCACATCAAAACCAGTCTACCGGAGCAAACGGAACCGGAAGACCTCAGCATGCATTCGCCCCGCTCTCCAGTCACCATGGAAGAACTGGAAGAGCTGGACGATGCCGCCTCGCTGTACCTGAAGCAGCGCCAGCAAAAACTGGCTCTTGCCGCCGCTGCTGCGATGGCCGCCGCCACCAACGGACCAGCCCAACGTCACGGTATGGAATCATAA